In one window of Candidatus Cloacimonadota bacterium DNA:
- a CDS encoding patatin-like phospholipase family protein, protein MQKIGLCLGGGGARGLCHIEFLKVLDEMDIKPQIISGTSIGAIIGSFYAAGLSGNEIHEILDSLDLTKKKNEEVEEKEDKKEEGKLEKFLDSKLADLKEYYRKFDSVHKLIDISLFKTSSFLDGKGVAKFFEDNLPVKKFEDLKIPLKIVATDYWRQQQVVFDSGELVPAIRASMSIPAVFAPVVIDDTVLVDGGIANNLPYDLIQDECDLTIAIDVSGTIKVPQKPKLPSFFDSIMVSFNTLQNSVIHYQMKIKEPDIYIKPELLDVNILEFHKVKEIMESVENDVQNFRKNLKKLI, encoded by the coding sequence ATGCAAAAAATCGGTTTGTGTTTAGGTGGCGGCGGTGCCAGAGGATTGTGTCATATCGAATTCCTGAAAGTTCTGGATGAGATGGATATCAAACCGCAGATCATTTCGGGAACGAGTATCGGTGCTATCATCGGCTCATTTTACGCAGCCGGTTTATCCGGCAATGAAATCCATGAGATTCTGGATTCCCTGGATTTGACAAAGAAAAAAAATGAAGAAGTTGAAGAGAAAGAAGACAAAAAGGAAGAGGGCAAATTGGAAAAATTTCTGGATTCCAAGCTTGCCGACCTGAAAGAATATTACAGAAAATTCGATAGCGTACACAAATTGATCGATATATCTCTGTTTAAAACCTCCAGTTTTCTGGATGGCAAAGGGGTAGCAAAATTTTTTGAAGATAATCTGCCGGTCAAAAAGTTTGAAGATCTAAAGATTCCTCTCAAAATCGTGGCAACAGATTATTGGAGGCAGCAGCAGGTCGTATTCGATTCTGGAGAGCTGGTTCCCGCCATTCGTGCCAGCATGTCCATTCCCGCTGTGTTCGCACCGGTCGTTATCGACGACACAGTACTTGTGGATGGTGGAATTGCCAACAATCTGCCTTACGACCTCATCCAGGATGAATGTGATCTTACAATTGCAATCGACGTTTCCGGAACGATAAAAGTACCTCAGAAACCAAAGCTCCCAAGTTTTTTTGACAGCATCATGGTCAGTTTCAATACTTTACAGAACTCTGTGATCCACTATCAGATGAAGATCAAAGAACCTGATATCTACATCAAACCGGAATTGCTAGACGTAAACATTCTGGAGTTTCACAAAGTGAAAGAAATTATGGAAAGTGTGGAAAATGATGTGCAGAATTTTAGAAAAAATTTGAAAAAGCTGATCTGA
- the murI gene encoding glutamate racemase, whose product MKKQPIGIFDSGVGGLTVFKEIRCQFPWENIVYFGDTARVPYGPKSRGTVIEYSIQNARFLIQCGAKLIVVACNTSSSVALETLSQNISVPVLGVINPGAETAVKTTRNGKIGIIGTEGTIRSNAYTDAISKLDKNVQVFSTACPLFVSLAEEGWEDHPVTKLVIEEYLTPLLKKEIDTLVLGCTHYPILKKAIQNFVGNDIKLVDSAQAVTEELKSILDESETSPTGNDEFYVSDNEDKFHKIATRILDKNVESLLKVKLGESWYI is encoded by the coding sequence TTGAAAAAACAACCGATTGGTATTTTCGATTCCGGTGTGGGCGGATTGACTGTTTTTAAGGAAATTCGTTGTCAATTTCCCTGGGAAAATATTGTTTATTTTGGCGATACTGCCCGCGTTCCATATGGACCAAAATCACGTGGAACAGTAATCGAATATTCCATTCAAAATGCTCGTTTTTTAATTCAATGTGGTGCGAAACTTATCGTAGTTGCCTGCAATACTTCATCTTCCGTAGCATTGGAAACGCTGTCTCAAAATATTTCGGTTCCCGTTTTAGGTGTGATAAATCCTGGCGCAGAAACAGCTGTAAAAACTACCAGAAATGGAAAAATTGGGATTATCGGTACAGAAGGCACTATTCGCAGCAATGCTTACACCGATGCCATTTCCAAACTGGACAAAAATGTTCAGGTTTTCAGTACTGCCTGCCCATTATTTGTGTCGCTGGCAGAAGAAGGCTGGGAAGATCATCCTGTCACAAAACTGGTAATTGAAGAATATCTCACTCCGCTTCTGAAAAAAGAAATCGATACTTTAGTTTTGGGCTGTACGCATTATCCCATCCTGAAAAAAGCAATTCAAAATTTTGTGGGAAATGATATTAAATTGGTGGATAGTGCCCAGGCAGTAACAGAAGAATTGAAATCGATTTTGGATGAATCGGAGACAAGTCCAACTGGAAATGACGAATTTTATGTAAGTGATAACGAAGATAAATTCCATAAAATTGCTACTCGAATATTGGATAAAAATGTCGAATCACTTCTCAAGGTAAAATTAGGCGAAAGCTGGTATATCTAA
- a CDS encoding RNA-binding protein, with translation MNIFVGNMLRDMKKEELQQLFSQYGEVDSVTILIDRIRGEWKAFGFVDMPNLEDANKAMKALDGKDLQGKNLIVHEARYRTKDRRNNGRRGGRRFTDEAEE, from the coding sequence ATGAATATTTTCGTTGGAAATATGTTAAGAGACATGAAGAAAGAAGAACTCCAGCAATTATTTTCACAGTATGGTGAAGTAGACTCAGTTACAATTTTAATTGATAGAATTCGTGGAGAATGGAAGGCATTTGGATTTGTAGATATGCCTAATCTGGAAGATGCTAATAAGGCCATGAAAGCTTTAGATGGGAAAGATCTGCAGGGTAAAAATTTAATAGTTCACGAAGCTCGATATAGAACAAAGGACAGAAGAAACAACGGAAGAAGAGGTGGCAGAAGATTTACAGATGAAGCGGAAGAATAA
- a CDS encoding aminopeptidase, with translation MEDMIEKYSELAFNIVSNLLHIQKDDVVSIAGEIHNVRSNEAALLELPLIEEIAVAIRKRKAFPVLELSTENLKKRFFAEMPEEVFSVPPNYYKSWINSIDIFIEVGWESFASDFKETSDQQIKSFKDSTKSIMEHLFEQKKKLVFLNFPTHELAGYIEKDFEELQSIYLNAVNCNYNLLKIYGGELHDKFFSYSNYRIISKSEELAVKIIKDKIKVYDGDSTKHEIVVIPTGIVEMPIDRESLDGVFFADKIYYKNKTYDNVKIKFENGVVRYVAFTKDKKGNYHMQSEFINSLEECYLTVGFNKNIFTHTNYHSYDRCIDNNVSLKFFDRSFKPIFISCLNAEIEKRM, from the coding sequence ATGGAAGACATGATCGAAAAATACAGTGAACTTGCTTTTAACATCGTTAGTAATCTTTTGCATATTCAAAAAGATGATGTCGTGTCAATAGCGGGTGAAATCCATAATGTCAGAAGCAATGAAGCTGCACTTCTGGAGCTGCCGTTGATAGAGGAAATTGCAGTTGCGATCCGTAAAAGAAAAGCATTTCCTGTATTAGAACTTTCCACAGAAAACCTGAAAAAAAGATTCTTTGCCGAAATGCCGGAAGAGGTTTTTTCGGTTCCGCCAAATTATTACAAAAGCTGGATAAATTCCATCGATATTTTTATAGAAGTTGGCTGGGAAAGCTTTGCCAGCGATTTCAAAGAAACTTCCGATCAGCAGATAAAAAGTTTCAAAGACTCCACCAAATCCATCATGGAGCATCTCTTTGAACAGAAAAAGAAACTCGTTTTTTTGAACTTTCCCACTCACGAACTGGCAGGTTATATCGAAAAGGATTTCGAAGAACTGCAAAGCATCTATCTAAATGCCGTGAATTGTAATTATAATCTTCTGAAAATCTATGGTGGCGAATTGCACGATAAATTCTTTTCCTACAGCAATTATCGCATTATTTCCAAAAGTGAAGAACTGGCTGTAAAAATAATCAAAGATAAAATAAAAGTTTACGATGGTGATTCTACAAAACATGAAATTGTAGTAATTCCTACCGGTATTGTGGAAATGCCCATTGACAGAGAAAGCCTGGATGGCGTTTTCTTCGCCGATAAAATTTATTATAAAAACAAAACTTACGATAATGTTAAGATCAAATTCGAAAATGGCGTAGTGCGATATGTAGCCTTCACCAAGGATAAAAAGGGCAATTATCATATGCAGAGCGAATTTATCAACAGCCTGGAGGAATGCTATCTCACAGTTGGTTTCAACAAGAATATCTTCACTCACACAAACTATCATTCCTACGATCGCTGCATCGATAATAACGTTTCACTCAAGTTTTTTGACCGCAGTTTCAAACCAATCTTTATTTCCTGCCTGAATGCGGAAATTGAAAAAAGAATGTAA